From the Sulfuricurvum sp. genome, one window contains:
- the tsaE gene encoding tRNA (adenosine(37)-N6)-threonylcarbamoyltransferase complex ATPase subunit type 1 TsaE yields MKLSRDQLPQLCEKIITTLPQGGVVILQGDLASGKTTFTQNFARFLNLEDAVTSPTFSLQQIYGGDLFHYDLYNYGFEKFISLGMMEELERTGYHLIEWGDEQLISLLSQAGFAYCVIKISKCEDNIRCYEVVNGK; encoded by the coding sequence ATGAAACTTTCTCGTGATCAATTACCGCAGTTATGTGAGAAGATCATCACTACATTGCCACAAGGCGGTGTAGTCATTTTGCAAGGTGATTTGGCAAGTGGTAAAACAACATTTACACAAAATTTTGCCCGATTTTTGAATCTTGAGGATGCAGTAACATCTCCTACTTTTTCGCTTCAACAAATCTATGGAGGAGATTTGTTTCATTATGATCTCTACAATTATGGGTTTGAAAAATTTATCTCTTTGGGGATGATGGAAGAATTAGAACGTACGGGATATCACTTGATCGAGTGGGGAGATGAACAATTAATTTCACTGTTGTCGCAGGCAGGATTTGCGTATTGTGTGATAAAAATATCGAAATGCGAAGATAATATTAGATGTTATGAGGTAGTTAATGGAAAATAA
- a CDS encoding RNA polymerase factor sigma-54 yields the protein MAALRVKTSVEAKNKLSNTLRNWLPILHSSLSDLGEAMAPFVESNPLIEIKSGYEESFEAKIPKKIQYGYVQNSHSQAIEALTVQHKSLYDVLDEQCEAPLFPTPISQAVAHHVCENLDEGGYYEGDDTTFCAANGITIEQFEKIRDRFRHVEPVGVGARDLSESFLFQLEHASISDEAYPLALEMCHNLESLNRYHKESCFSEVMRVIGSFKNPPAIDFLEDSQQVIPDLMIFNDPDEGIEVKLNDQYYPSITIDNDYGIDHSFISQKFKEAKSLVDALEMRKATLYKVGLMIVEYQYDFFLGGAIKPLTLKMLADEFGHNPSTISRAIANKYIACDRGIYAMKEFFTTAIDEDISNAAIKEYVAELVKNESHKKPLSDMKLLDLVQKKFNITMVRRTIAKYRSQANIAGSSERKKLYQLGR from the coding sequence ATGGCAGCACTTCGGGTAAAGACATCGGTTGAGGCGAAGAACAAGCTCTCGAACACATTACGCAATTGGCTCCCGATTCTCCATTCGAGTTTAAGTGATTTGGGTGAAGCGATGGCTCCGTTTGTCGAGAGCAATCCGCTTATCGAAATCAAATCGGGCTACGAAGAATCTTTTGAAGCTAAAATCCCAAAAAAAATACAGTATGGCTATGTTCAAAACTCCCATTCGCAAGCGATCGAAGCACTCACTGTTCAACATAAAAGTTTGTATGATGTTCTCGATGAGCAGTGTGAAGCTCCACTTTTTCCTACACCGATTTCTCAAGCTGTTGCCCATCATGTGTGTGAAAACCTCGATGAAGGGGGATATTACGAGGGTGATGATACAACATTTTGTGCTGCGAATGGGATAACCATCGAGCAATTCGAAAAAATACGTGATAGATTTCGCCATGTAGAACCGGTAGGAGTTGGAGCGCGTGATCTTAGTGAGTCTTTTTTATTTCAGCTCGAACACGCCTCTATTAGTGATGAGGCCTATCCGTTAGCCCTCGAGATGTGTCACAATCTCGAATCGTTAAACCGTTATCATAAAGAGAGCTGTTTTAGTGAAGTGATGCGGGTGATCGGAAGTTTTAAAAATCCCCCTGCAATCGATTTTTTGGAAGATTCTCAGCAAGTAATTCCTGATTTGATGATATTTAACGATCCGGATGAGGGTATCGAGGTAAAACTAAATGATCAATATTATCCGAGTATTACGATTGATAACGACTATGGGATTGATCACTCCTTTATCTCCCAAAAATTCAAAGAGGCTAAAAGTCTCGTCGATGCATTGGAGATGCGTAAAGCAACGCTGTATAAAGTAGGGCTTATGATTGTTGAATATCAATACGACTTTTTTCTTGGCGGTGCCATTAAACCTCTTACTCTTAAAATGCTTGCTGATGAGTTTGGGCATAACCCATCGACAATCTCTCGTGCTATTGCGAACAAATACATTGCCTGTGATCGCGGAATCTATGCGATGAAAGAGTTTTTTACCACCGCCATCGATGAGGATATTTCCAATGCCGCAATCAAAGAGTATGTGGCAGAACTGGTTAAAAACGAATCGCATAAAAAACCGCTCAGTGATATGAAATTGCTTGATTTAGTACAGAAAAAGTTTAATATCACGATGGTGCGTCGAACTATCGCTAAATACCGTTCCCAAGCCAATATCGCCGGATCAAGCGAGCGTAAAAAATTGTATCAGCTTGGACGATGA
- a CDS encoding TrkA C-terminal domain-containing protein, translating to MKKILIVSDGAIGNHFIEGVIGTHTTENVYYVISPKDTDGYSGYNPSRFKFFNFDPTSYYKISNILKTDFTQAILAMENQTELRQTISNIRALKPNIRIIALDLWNSKSQDDGVEWINMRQILSLNLIDRLPNIPVLAQNIGLGNGEIMEVLVPFGSSFVYRHIGSIEQNNWKIAAIYRNRQLIIPSDQKMIQPNDILVLIGEPSVLKSVYRAIKRELGQFPAPFGSKLYLYIDMAHEKAHSISELVRRSVYIQRKLKKPLLIKIVNPSSVEILRMIKSYATKGVEIEILYKISMDDDFILNDIKKHHIGLFIVSQSMFARTSIREKLYEGNVPVLKLANRSFSQLQQALVILGDDNHVEHISTTVFDVASQLGFNLELIDYTIEERENITQSIEHFSNLSTIFSKSITVVKTEDNPIRFLREYDNFLQCLPFTRKMFQSPLKRLFATDPEILYMKLDNYHQLFIPTQI from the coding sequence ATGAAAAAAATTTTAATCGTTAGTGACGGGGCAATCGGTAACCATTTTATTGAGGGGGTTATCGGTACGCACACCACCGAAAATGTCTATTATGTGATTTCTCCTAAAGATACGGATGGATATAGTGGTTACAATCCCTCACGCTTTAAATTTTTCAATTTTGATCCGACCAGTTACTATAAAATTTCTAATATTTTAAAAACTGATTTTACCCAAGCTATTTTAGCAATGGAAAATCAAACGGAACTTCGCCAAACTATCAGTAATATCCGTGCTCTTAAGCCAAATATTCGCATTATTGCCCTCGACTTATGGAACTCTAAAAGTCAAGATGATGGTGTTGAGTGGATTAATATGCGTCAAATATTATCATTAAATCTCATTGATCGCCTCCCAAATATCCCTGTTTTGGCTCAAAATATTGGATTGGGTAATGGCGAAATTATGGAAGTTTTAGTCCCTTTTGGGAGTTCGTTTGTTTACCGACATATCGGTTCAATCGAACAAAACAACTGGAAAATAGCAGCGATTTATCGGAACCGACAACTTATTATCCCCAGTGATCAAAAGATGATTCAACCGAATGATATTTTGGTTTTAATAGGAGAACCAAGTGTTTTAAAATCGGTGTATCGTGCCATCAAACGGGAATTAGGGCAATTTCCTGCCCCTTTTGGAAGCAAGCTTTATTTGTATATCGATATGGCGCATGAAAAGGCTCATAGTATTTCAGAGTTGGTACGTCGTAGCGTCTACATACAGCGTAAACTTAAAAAGCCGTTACTTATTAAAATTGTTAATCCTAGTAGCGTCGAAATTTTACGAATGATAAAATCGTATGCCACAAAAGGGGTTGAGATAGAGATTCTTTATAAAATTTCTATGGATGATGATTTCATTTTAAACGATATCAAAAAACACCATATCGGACTTTTTATCGTTTCTCAAAGTATGTTTGCTCGTACATCTATTCGAGAAAAGTTATATGAAGGAAACGTACCTGTCTTAAAATTGGCAAATCGCTCATTTTCGCAGCTTCAACAAGCATTGGTTATTTTGGGTGATGATAACCACGTAGAACATATCTCGACTACCGTATTTGATGTTGCTTCTCAGCTTGGATTTAATCTTGAATTGATCGATTATACGATTGAGGAGCGTGAGAATATTACGCAGTCGATTGAACATTTTAGCAACCTCTCTACGATTTTTTCTAAATCTATTACGGTTGTTAAAACCGAAGACAATCCAATCCGTTTCTTGCGAGAGTACGATAATTTTTTACAATGCCTCCCTTTTACTCGAAAAATGTTTCAAAGCCCACTTAAACGTTTATTTGCAACTGATCCTGAAATTTTATATATGAAATTGGACAATTATCATCAGTTATTTATCCCTACACAAATATAA
- a CDS encoding mechanosensitive ion channel domain-containing protein, giving the protein MKLFLAVLLVIFTLASTLDATTKQEKLKLKEEKALQAQLDASAKEAELQNVQDELSKIKKELSRDNSIWIKSYNSFMAYQEARKSLREVRSRLDQLQDYTPSVERKLESEALQAKEKILTDQVELLKAQGTSPFVSLLKPDEAGTLPSITNPFQIVTGLSYVKRLNSQYQDYVLREDDLQELISLLERQVTVYKDLIRLNPKGDYEVELEATLLQVEKFKLALDTLISTADVYEKRIESTEAKINKEIKDQLYKLFNIGLVIFILFFLSFLLKRVIKRYILDNERFYTANKILTFVNFTLIILILMFSYIDNVGYLATVLGFASAGLAIAMRDWFMSALGWLVIVVGGSIHVGDRIRVEKDGMIYLGDVLDVSLQRITLLEDITLTTVMHNRRGGRIIFVPNNYIFTSLIANYTHGSLKTVWDGIDIVITFDSNHKKASHIAKEICRKYSKGYTDITRKQLNKLRDRYSLKNTNVEPRIFTFIEPNGMKVSAWYLTNAYATLTLRSTISAEIVDAFNIEDDITIAYPTQMIYASPSAAKSLMPIEES; this is encoded by the coding sequence ATGAAACTATTTTTAGCTGTTTTACTCGTAATTTTTACCCTTGCATCAACGCTTGATGCCACCACAAAGCAGGAGAAATTAAAACTCAAAGAGGAGAAAGCACTTCAAGCTCAACTGGATGCCTCAGCAAAAGAGGCTGAGCTTCAAAATGTTCAAGATGAGCTTTCAAAAATCAAAAAAGAGCTTTCACGTGATAATAGTATATGGATTAAAAGCTATAACTCGTTTATGGCGTATCAAGAAGCACGTAAAAGTCTTCGCGAGGTTAGATCCAGGCTCGATCAGCTCCAAGATTACACCCCAAGTGTAGAGCGTAAATTAGAATCGGAAGCGTTGCAAGCAAAAGAAAAAATTCTGACCGATCAAGTAGAGTTACTCAAAGCTCAAGGGACATCTCCTTTTGTTTCACTTCTTAAACCGGATGAAGCGGGAACACTCCCCTCAATCACTAATCCATTTCAAATAGTTACGGGTCTTTCGTATGTTAAACGTCTTAATAGTCAGTATCAGGATTATGTTTTACGGGAAGATGATTTACAAGAGCTTATCTCATTATTGGAACGTCAAGTTACGGTATACAAAGACTTGATACGCCTTAACCCAAAAGGAGATTATGAGGTAGAACTGGAAGCGACGCTTCTTCAAGTCGAAAAGTTTAAACTTGCGCTCGATACTTTAATCTCGACCGCAGATGTTTATGAAAAACGGATTGAATCGACCGAAGCAAAAATCAACAAAGAGATAAAAGATCAGCTCTATAAGTTGTTTAATATCGGATTGGTCATCTTTATCTTGTTTTTCCTCTCTTTTTTACTGAAACGGGTCATTAAACGCTACATTCTCGATAATGAGCGGTTTTACACGGCAAATAAGATTTTAACCTTTGTCAATTTTACCTTGATTATTTTGATTTTGATGTTTAGTTATATCGATAATGTGGGCTATCTCGCAACCGTTCTTGGATTTGCTTCAGCGGGTCTTGCTATTGCGATGCGTGACTGGTTCATGTCTGCATTGGGGTGGCTAGTTATCGTCGTTGGTGGTTCGATACATGTGGGTGATCGTATCCGTGTCGAAAAAGACGGGATGATCTATTTAGGAGATGTCTTGGACGTTTCACTTCAACGGATTACACTACTGGAAGATATAACCTTAACTACTGTTATGCATAACCGTCGGGGTGGACGTATTATATTTGTCCCGAATAACTATATTTTTACCTCACTAATCGCCAACTATACCCATGGTTCTCTTAAAACTGTGTGGGATGGGATTGATATTGTTATTACCTTTGATTCGAACCATAAAAAAGCGTCTCACATTGCCAAAGAGATTTGCCGAAAATATTCTAAAGGCTACACCGATATTACCCGTAAACAACTCAACAAATTGCGTGATCGCTACAGTTTGAAAAATACCAATGTTGAGCCCCGTATTTTTACCTTTATCGAGCCAAACGGGATGAAAGTAAGTGCTTGGTATTTGACCAACGCGTATGCTACTTTGACGTTGCGCAGTACGATATCTGCTGAAATTGTTGATGCGTTTAATATAGAGGATGATATTACGATTGCGTATCCTACACAAATGATTTACGCCTCTCCTAGCGCCGCAAAATCTCTTATGCCGATTGAAGAATCATGA
- the aroB gene encoding 3-dehydroquinate synthase — MTLNITLNRTIDDSYPIHIGPLSLIEFNGKVAILTNPKIAGLHLQTLLGQLRAKEVYIITIPDGEQYKNWESIEFILDRMFDHRLNRKSLLIAFGGGVIGDMGGFASSLYNRGIDFIQIPTTLLSQVDASVGGKTGINNKYGKNLIGAFHQPRAVHIDPSFLSTLPSREFGAGVAEIVKMAVTFNRDFFEWLENNNLQHGDNLITAITKAVETKARVVEEDEKEQGLRAALNYGHTFGHVIENETKYETYLHGECVAIGMVMANELAVVSGLMNSDEAMRVKNLLAKYDLPLSYTIVDVEKFYQAFFLDKKSADSAITFILPRGIGDVEITDSIEPAIVKKVLSTFSAIDGGLF; from the coding sequence ATGACACTGAACATCACACTTAATCGCACCATTGACGACTCTTATCCGATTCATATCGGGCCACTTTCTCTTATCGAATTTAATGGCAAAGTAGCTATTCTCACCAATCCGAAAATTGCAGGATTGCATTTGCAAACGCTCCTTGGACAACTACGTGCCAAAGAGGTCTATATTATTACAATTCCTGATGGTGAACAGTACAAAAATTGGGAAAGTATAGAGTTTATTTTAGATCGGATGTTCGATCACCGCCTAAACCGTAAATCACTGTTGATTGCTTTTGGTGGTGGTGTTATCGGTGATATGGGGGGATTTGCATCGAGCCTGTATAACCGTGGTATCGATTTTATTCAAATCCCGACCACCCTTTTATCCCAAGTTGATGCGAGTGTCGGTGGAAAAACGGGGATCAACAACAAATACGGAAAAAATCTCATCGGTGCGTTTCATCAACCGCGTGCCGTTCATATTGATCCGAGTTTTTTATCCACGTTGCCAAGTCGTGAATTTGGAGCAGGGGTAGCTGAGATTGTTAAAATGGCAGTGACGTTTAATCGTGATTTTTTCGAATGGTTGGAGAATAATAATCTCCAACACGGCGATAATCTTATAACAGCAATCACCAAAGCGGTTGAGACAAAAGCGCGTGTGGTTGAAGAGGATGAAAAAGAGCAGGGGCTTCGTGCGGCACTAAATTACGGACATACTTTCGGGCATGTTATTGAAAATGAGACTAAATACGAGACCTATTTACATGGGGAATGTGTTGCCATCGGTATGGTGATGGCAAACGAGTTGGCTGTTGTATCGGGGCTTATGAATAGCGATGAAGCGATGCGGGTTAAGAACTTATTAGCAAAATATGATCTTCCGCTTTCGTACACAATAGTCGATGTCGAAAAATTTTATCAGGCTTTTTTCTTGGATAAAAAAAGTGCCGACAGTGCCATTACATTTATCCTTCCTCGTGGAATCGGTGATGTTGAGATTACCGATAGTATTGAGCCGGCAATAGTCAAAAAAGTACTTTCTACTTTTTCAGCTATTGATGGTGGATTGTTTTAA
- the lptB gene encoding LPS export ABC transporter ATP-binding protein, which translates to MHTLKIDSLVKTIKHHEIVRGISMELKTGEVVGLLGPNGAGKTTTFYMICGLVEATSGNVYIDENNVSGLPLHKRSQMGIGYLPQEASIFKDLSVEENLIIAAQAGKLSNEMREKRIEELLEMFNIEPIRNRKGINLSGGERRRAEIARALVNKPRFLLLDEPFAGVDPIAVMDIQNVIKQLVEYGIGVLITDHNVRETLAVCDRAYVIKSGELLASGSSDEIAHNSDVREHYLGESFKL; encoded by the coding sequence ATTCATACATTAAAGATCGATTCATTGGTGAAAACGATAAAGCACCATGAGATTGTTCGAGGTATTAGTATGGAGTTAAAAACCGGAGAGGTTGTAGGTCTTTTAGGACCAAACGGTGCGGGTAAAACGACTACATTCTACATGATATGTGGTTTGGTGGAAGCAACTTCGGGTAATGTCTATATTGACGAGAATAATGTCTCTGGATTACCACTGCATAAACGTTCACAAATGGGGATAGGATATCTCCCTCAAGAGGCTTCTATCTTTAAAGATTTGAGTGTCGAAGAGAATTTGATTATTGCCGCTCAAGCAGGAAAATTGAGTAATGAGATGAGAGAAAAAAGGATCGAAGAGTTGCTAGAGATGTTTAACATCGAACCAATCCGAAATCGCAAAGGGATCAATCTCAGCGGCGGTGAGCGACGACGTGCAGAGATTGCCCGCGCTTTGGTCAATAAACCCCGTTTTTTACTCCTCGATGAGCCGTTTGCAGGAGTTGATCCTATCGCGGTAATGGATATTCAAAACGTCATTAAACAACTGGTCGAGTATGGAATAGGGGTACTGATAACAGATCATAATGTTCGTGAAACATTGGCGGTATGTGATCGTGCCTATGTTATCAAAAGCGGTGAACTGCTCGCATCGGGGAGCAGTGATGAGATTGCTCATAATAGCGATGTTCGTGAACACTATCTGGGCGAATCGTTTAAACTTTAA
- a CDS encoding TIGR02757 family protein, with the protein MNTIKERLEAEVVLRNCADELCEDKPDPLMVARYWGDECSALTCALFAYGNVKAIISLLQSLDMRIIDHNESTIQEVLHNKYYRFQNSEDIIQWFITLKRLKELGGVEKHFAHGYQKGGVIEGINSLIETLYELNPYRSSGYTFLIGKPITKNSSAMKRWMMYLRWMVRYDHLDMGLWKVMSPRELIMPLDTHTFNVSKRLGLLHRKQCDLKAAVELTNALKKFDPDDPIKYDFALYRLGQEKRLEG; encoded by the coding sequence ATGAATACTATTAAAGAGCGTCTAGAAGCTGAAGTAGTTCTACGTAATTGTGCTGATGAACTGTGTGAGGATAAACCTGATCCATTAATGGTGGCGCGATATTGGGGTGATGAGTGTTCGGCATTGACTTGCGCACTGTTTGCGTATGGAAATGTAAAAGCCATCATTTCGTTGCTCCAATCGCTGGATATGAGGATTATTGATCATAACGAATCCACTATTCAAGAAGTATTGCATAACAAATATTACCGTTTTCAAAACTCTGAGGATATTATTCAGTGGTTCATTACATTAAAACGGTTAAAAGAACTTGGTGGGGTTGAAAAACACTTTGCTCATGGCTACCAAAAGGGTGGAGTGATAGAGGGGATTAATAGTCTCATCGAAACACTCTATGAGCTCAATCCCTATCGCTCTAGCGGATACACTTTTCTCATCGGTAAACCCATCACGAAAAACTCATCAGCGATGAAACGGTGGATGATGTATCTGAGATGGATGGTACGATATGATCATTTGGATATGGGGTTATGGAAAGTAATGTCACCTCGTGAGCTGATTATGCCTCTCGATACTCATACGTTTAATGTCTCAAAACGCTTAGGGCTTTTGCATAGGAAACAGTGTGATCTAAAAGCGGCAGTAGAGCTTACGAATGCGTTGAAAAAATTCGATCCAGATGATCCGATAAAGTACGATTTCGCACTCTATCGATTAGGGCAAGAGAAGAGATTAGAAGGTTAA
- a CDS encoding EAL domain-containing protein → MMKVDSRKFFIALLLFFAVVSGIGIREYYSAKSAHIQKIHDGLVDASSTSSVIINGNLIDPLLLNQITPVEYATYVENLTKLAYSHHMRQIYTVILDSNNTLRYGIGNISTSSANKPIQTLDSIVENKEKFLSILKTNQPLFELDKEEGEHTFYVPHTTTSGIHYLIIAVSEPVSLQQQSQTAIFDTIAKSIIIFLGSLPLLILYRNMLSDTAERLSEEVETTNKKLYETTSILDDRIEEKTKELVKEGFLDPLTHLPNRYRLFYDMDRNQYEALFIIHLTNLQELNHFFGSAIADSLRQQFALFLAKLGIDAYRLGRDEFAILIKHKTVPTDINAFIESLFQSLNEHPFNVLHEKITLNIRIGIDTNEHLSLAHADEALAIASETGEPFFIYDEENELEIHQKEHLDIASSIREAYYDGRIICYYQPIISTQTGKILGYETLARLIDKDASILTPHNFLHIAKKTALYPEISREVIRQACETFQHRQEGFSIHLCSYDITNAHTLRYIEETIVITNTAKQIIFELCEEDIYRYFSEISLFIERMKKLGVRISVDNFGAGYSNLMQLLHLNVDFIKIDGSLIAKLTKDQKYINAIKSIHLFSESLGAMTIAENVEDDETFVLLKSLSHVEYAQGFYIGNPGHLTF, encoded by the coding sequence ATGATGAAAGTGGATAGTAGAAAGTTCTTTATTGCGTTATTGCTCTTTTTCGCTGTAGTATCTGGAATAGGAATTCGAGAATATTACAGTGCTAAATCAGCTCATATTCAAAAAATTCATGATGGTTTAGTGGATGCATCTTCCACCTCTTCTGTTATTATTAATGGTAATCTCATCGATCCATTGCTTTTAAATCAAATCACTCCGGTAGAATACGCAACCTATGTTGAAAATTTGACAAAACTTGCTTATAGCCATCATATGCGCCAAATTTACACAGTTATTTTAGACAGTAATAATACTTTACGATACGGTATTGGCAATATCAGTACATCTTCTGCTAACAAACCGATACAGACTCTTGATTCGATTGTGGAAAATAAAGAGAAATTTTTATCTATTTTAAAAACCAATCAACCTTTATTTGAACTCGATAAAGAGGAAGGTGAACACACTTTTTATGTTCCTCACACCACAACATCAGGTATACACTATCTTATCATTGCCGTTTCAGAACCTGTATCCTTGCAACAGCAATCTCAAACAGCTATCTTCGATACCATAGCCAAATCAATAATCATCTTTTTAGGAAGTTTACCGCTTTTAATCCTCTATCGAAATATGTTATCAGATACCGCCGAGCGTCTAAGTGAAGAGGTAGAGACAACGAATAAGAAGCTTTATGAGACAACCTCAATCTTAGATGATCGTATTGAAGAAAAAACCAAAGAACTTGTGAAAGAGGGATTTCTCGATCCCCTCACCCATTTACCAAATCGCTATCGACTTTTTTATGATATGGATCGAAACCAATATGAAGCTCTTTTTATTATCCATCTCACCAATCTTCAAGAACTTAACCACTTTTTTGGTTCAGCGATTGCTGACTCTCTACGTCAACAGTTTGCATTATTTCTCGCAAAGCTTGGTATTGATGCCTATCGTTTAGGTCGTGATGAATTTGCTATACTTATCAAACATAAAACAGTGCCGACCGATATCAATGCATTTATTGAATCCTTATTTCAATCCCTCAATGAACACCCTTTTAATGTCTTGCATGAAAAAATAACCCTTAATATCCGAATAGGTATAGATACAAATGAGCATCTCTCACTTGCGCATGCCGATGAAGCACTTGCTATCGCTAGCGAAACCGGTGAACCATTCTTTATTTATGATGAAGAAAATGAGCTGGAAATACACCAAAAAGAGCATTTAGATATTGCTTCATCCATACGTGAAGCCTATTATGACGGACGAATTATCTGCTATTATCAACCAATCATTTCGACACAAACCGGTAAAATCCTCGGTTATGAAACATTAGCACGTCTTATTGACAAAGATGCATCAATTCTCACTCCCCATAATTTCTTGCATATTGCTAAAAAAACAGCTCTCTATCCTGAAATTTCACGCGAAGTTATCCGTCAAGCATGTGAAACATTTCAACATCGTCAAGAGGGTTTTTCAATCCATTTATGTTCCTATGATATTACCAATGCCCATACTTTACGCTACATCGAAGAAACTATCGTCATAACCAATACCGCCAAACAGATTATTTTTGAACTCTGTGAAGAGGATATCTACCGTTATTTTTCAGAAATTAGTCTCTTTATTGAACGTATGAAAAAATTAGGGGTAAGAATTTCTGTTGATAATTTCGGGGCAGGCTATTCCAATCTTATGCAACTTCTTCATTTGAATGTTGATTTTATCAAGATTGACGGGTCCTTAATCGCTAAGCTAACTAAGGATCAAAAATACATTAATGCTATTAAATCAATACACCTTTTTTCAGAGAGTTTAGGGGCAATGACCATTGCAGAGAATGTTGAAGATGACGAAACATTTGTTCTTCTCAAATCATTATCACATGTTGAGTATGCTCAAGGATTTTATATCGGTAATCCAGGACATTTAACCTTCTAA
- the mtaB gene encoding tRNA (N(6)-L-threonylcarbamoyladenosine(37)-C(2))-methylthiotransferase MtaB has translation MKPKVYFKTFGCRTNLFDSQVMMSGLSDYEVTENESEASIVVVNSCTVTNGADVSVRGYINSVEKRGQKIFLTGCGAHTKGEGLFGAGKVHGVFGQSEKMKINTLLSTTERFYEIGDLNYIDDAIVDEFIGKSRAFIKIQEGCNFRCNYCIIPFVRGDARSMDESKILEQVNRLAGNGFGEFVLTGTNVGSYGQGEGRNIAELMKKMSLIRGVRRIRVGSLEPIQINDSFREILGESWLERHLHIAIQHSSNEMLRLMNRRNRFESDRELFGMLHERGFALGTDFIVGHPGESDALWEEAMKNIQELHLTHIHPFTYSKRDGTPSALMKDQINGAVSSKRLAELNSLINANNLRFRRNVTSPLDILVESGDNGLYSGLDQFFNKIVIKSDEDLAGNWITLEKYEVENEHNTAQV, from the coding sequence ATGAAGCCAAAAGTTTATTTTAAAACGTTCGGTTGTCGCACCAATCTGTTCGATTCCCAAGTGATGATGAGCGGTTTAAGCGACTATGAGGTGACGGAGAATGAATCCGAAGCTTCTATCGTTGTCGTTAATTCCTGTACGGTTACCAACGGTGCTGATGTAAGTGTTCGTGGCTATATTAATAGTGTCGAAAAGCGCGGACAAAAGATTTTTCTCACCGGTTGCGGTGCCCATACCAAAGGGGAGGGGCTTTTTGGTGCGGGGAAAGTACACGGCGTATTCGGTCAGTCGGAGAAGATGAAGATTAATACTCTTTTATCGACAACAGAGCGTTTTTATGAGATTGGAGATTTGAATTATATCGATGATGCGATTGTGGATGAGTTTATCGGAAAATCACGAGCATTTATCAAAATCCAAGAGGGGTGCAATTTTCGGTGTAACTACTGTATCATCCCCTTTGTTCGCGGTGATGCACGGAGTATGGATGAATCTAAGATTTTAGAACAAGTGAACCGTTTGGCGGGGAATGGATTTGGGGAGTTTGTCCTAACGGGGACCAATGTCGGAAGTTATGGTCAAGGCGAGGGGCGTAATATTGCGGAACTGATGAAAAAGATGTCCCTCATCCGTGGTGTGCGTCGTATCCGAGTAGGTTCACTCGAACCGATTCAGATTAATGACTCTTTTCGAGAAATATTGGGTGAATCGTGGTTGGAGAGACATCTCCATATTGCGATACAACACAGCTCCAATGAGATGCTTCGCCTGATGAACCGCCGTAACCGTTTTGAGAGTGATCGTGAACTTTTTGGGATGTTGCATGAGCGCGGATTTGCTTTGGGAACCGATTTTATCGTCGGGCATCCGGGGGAGAGTGATGCGTTGTGGGAAGAGGCAATGAAAAATATTCAAGAGCTTCATTTGACACACATACACCCCTTTACCTACTCCAAGCGTGATGGTACACCGAGTGCTCTGATGAAAGATCAAATTAACGGCGCAGTATCGAGTAAACGTCTTGCGGAACTTAATAGTTTAATAAATGCGAATAATCTCCGATTTCGCCGAAACGTTACTTCTCCACTCGATATTTTAGTAGAATCAGGAGATAATGGACTTTACAGCGGTTTGGATCAATTTTTTAATAAGATTGTTATAAAAAGCGATGAAGATTTAGCGGGAAATTGGATTACACTAGAGAAATACGAGGTAGAAAATGAACATAACACAGCTCAAGTTTAA